From Cinclus cinclus chromosome 26, bCinCin1.1, whole genome shotgun sequence, one genomic window encodes:
- the SNRNP40 gene encoding U5 small nuclear ribonucleoprotein 40 kDa protein isoform X2 — MIEQQKRKGPDLPLVPVPAKRPRHDLPAAPGTGGAGGQPPAGALLQSGPPRCSSLQAPIMLLSGHEGEVYCCKFHPNGNTLASAGFDRLILLWNVYGDCDNFATLKGHSGAVMELHYNTDGSMLFSASTDKTVAVWDSETGERVKRLKGHTSFVNSCYPARRGPQLVCTGSDDGTVKLWDIRKKAAVQTFQNTYQVLAVTFNDTSDQIISGGIDNDIKVWDLRQNKLTYSMRGHADSVTGLSLSSEGSYLLSNAMDNTVRIWDVRPFAPKERCVKIFQGNVHNFEKNLLRCSWSPDGSKIAGGSADRFVYVWDTTSRRILYKLPGHAGSVNELAFHPEEPIILSASSDKRLYMGEIQ, encoded by the exons ATGATCGAGCAGCAGAAGCGGAAG GGCCCCGACCTCCCGCTCGTCCCCGTGCCCGCCAAGCGGCCCCGCCATGATCTGCCGGCGGCGCCGGGCACGGGCGGTGCGGGGGGACAGCCTCCGGCCGGAGCTCTGCTGCAGTCG ggCCCCCCGCGCTGCTCCTCACTGCAGGCCCCCATCATGCTGCTGTCAGGACATGAGGGGGAGGTTTATTGCTGCAAGTTCCATCCCAATGGCAACACCCTGGCCTCGGCTGGCTTCGACAGGCTCATCC TGCTCTGGAATGTCTACGGGGACTGTGACAACTTTGCCACCCTGAAGGGACACAGCGGGGCTGTCATGGAGCTGCACTACAACACGGATGGCAG CATGCTCTTCTCAGCATCCACGGACAAAACCGTGGCTGTGTGGGACAGTGAGACCGGGGAGAGGGTGAAGAGGCTCAAGGGCCACACGTCCTTTGTCAACTCCTGCTACCCAGCCCGGAGGGGACCCCAGCTCGTGTGCACCGGCAGCGATGACGGCACTGTCAAG CTGtgggatatcaggaaaaaagcTGCTGTCCAGACATTCCAGAACACCTACCAGGTCCTGGCTGTCACCTTCAATGACACCAGTGACCAGATCATCTCTGGAGGCATTGACAATGACATCAAG GTGTGGGACCTGCGGCAGAACAAGCTCACCTACAGCATGCGTGGCCATGCCGACTCGGTGACGGGCCTGAGCCTCAGCTCTGAGGGCTCCTACCTGCTCTCCAACGCCATGGACAACACAG TTCGGATCTGGGATGTGAGGCCTTTTGCCCCCAAGGAGAGATGTGTCAAgattttccagggaaatgtCCATAATTTTGAAAAG AACCTTCTGAGGTGCTCCTGGTCCCCTGATGGCAGTAAAATTGCAGGGGGCTCTGCTGACAG GTTTGTGTACGTGTGGGACACCACCTCCAGGAGGATCCTGTACAAGCTGCCTGGCCATGCTGGCTCTGTCAATGAACTGGCTTTCCACCCTGAGGAACCCATCA TTCTTTCTGCATCCAGTGACAAAAGGCTGTACATGGGGGAGATCCAGTGA
- the SNRNP40 gene encoding U5 small nuclear ribonucleoprotein 40 kDa protein isoform X1: MIEQQKRKVPGPGPGPSPAPGPPPAPAAPGAAPAPGPDLPLVPVPAKRPRHDLPAAPGTGGAGGQPPAGALLQSGPPRCSSLQAPIMLLSGHEGEVYCCKFHPNGNTLASAGFDRLILLWNVYGDCDNFATLKGHSGAVMELHYNTDGSMLFSASTDKTVAVWDSETGERVKRLKGHTSFVNSCYPARRGPQLVCTGSDDGTVKLWDIRKKAAVQTFQNTYQVLAVTFNDTSDQIISGGIDNDIKVWDLRQNKLTYSMRGHADSVTGLSLSSEGSYLLSNAMDNTVRIWDVRPFAPKERCVKIFQGNVHNFEKNLLRCSWSPDGSKIAGGSADRFVYVWDTTSRRILYKLPGHAGSVNELAFHPEEPIILSASSDKRLYMGEIQ, from the exons ATGATCGAGCAGCAGAAGCGGAAGGTCCCGGGCCCCGGCCCTggccccagccccgctcccggcccccCCCCggcgcccgccgcccccggcgCCGCCCCCGCACCCGGCCCCGACCTCCCGCTCGTCCCCGTGCCCGCCAAGCGGCCCCGCCATGATCTGCCGGCGGCGCCGGGCACGGGCGGTGCGGGGGGACAGCCTCCGGCCGGAGCTCTGCTGCAGTCG ggCCCCCCGCGCTGCTCCTCACTGCAGGCCCCCATCATGCTGCTGTCAGGACATGAGGGGGAGGTTTATTGCTGCAAGTTCCATCCCAATGGCAACACCCTGGCCTCGGCTGGCTTCGACAGGCTCATCC TGCTCTGGAATGTCTACGGGGACTGTGACAACTTTGCCACCCTGAAGGGACACAGCGGGGCTGTCATGGAGCTGCACTACAACACGGATGGCAG CATGCTCTTCTCAGCATCCACGGACAAAACCGTGGCTGTGTGGGACAGTGAGACCGGGGAGAGGGTGAAGAGGCTCAAGGGCCACACGTCCTTTGTCAACTCCTGCTACCCAGCCCGGAGGGGACCCCAGCTCGTGTGCACCGGCAGCGATGACGGCACTGTCAAG CTGtgggatatcaggaaaaaagcTGCTGTCCAGACATTCCAGAACACCTACCAGGTCCTGGCTGTCACCTTCAATGACACCAGTGACCAGATCATCTCTGGAGGCATTGACAATGACATCAAG GTGTGGGACCTGCGGCAGAACAAGCTCACCTACAGCATGCGTGGCCATGCCGACTCGGTGACGGGCCTGAGCCTCAGCTCTGAGGGCTCCTACCTGCTCTCCAACGCCATGGACAACACAG TTCGGATCTGGGATGTGAGGCCTTTTGCCCCCAAGGAGAGATGTGTCAAgattttccagggaaatgtCCATAATTTTGAAAAG AACCTTCTGAGGTGCTCCTGGTCCCCTGATGGCAGTAAAATTGCAGGGGGCTCTGCTGACAG GTTTGTGTACGTGTGGGACACCACCTCCAGGAGGATCCTGTACAAGCTGCCTGGCCATGCTGGCTCTGTCAATGAACTGGCTTTCCACCCTGAGGAACCCATCA TTCTTTCTGCATCCAGTGACAAAAGGCTGTACATGGGGGAGATCCAGTGA